The stretch of DNA ATCCTTGAGGAGCTGGGTCAGCTTGGAATTGCGATATGGCACATGCCTCTTCCCCTCCACAAGAGCATTGATGCAACTGCTGAGTGCGAGGAGAGATCGATTTATGTTCGCTCCTTCCAGCGACCTCTGTGAGCGTTGGTCAGTTGCTATAGCCCTCTCTGATCCAGCAAGATCAATGAGTGAGAGCTTTCCAACTCGTGTTACAACACTAGTTCCATCCATGTATCTATATTCCACGACAACCTGCAAAATTTGCAATAGTTTATATTTATGCAGTTCGTGGGACCGTGTTTTTCAGTAGTAGTGAAAGTGCATGATTGACATTCACCTGTAGTATTGCATGGGAGCGCGATGAGGTCTCATTAACTCGAGTTGGTTCAGTTGTTCTATTCTGGTTGCCTTGCTGAAGTAATTTCATAACCTGTGATGAACAATGTCAAGAATGTTATTATCATTTTCATTGCCAACTGCAAAGCAAtgctccctctgtcccataatataagagtgtttttgaCACCACgctagtgtcaaaaacgctcttatattatagGGCGGTGAGAGTAGTAACTAAGGAAGAGCTTATTACTTCATCTGTAGAGTATGCTCTATATTGTGTAAGACCAGCAGCAACAGTTCCCTGGAATGCACAATACACTTATCTGTTAGAATATTCATAATAAGAAGGGGTATAAATTGTACATATACTGCAAAATGCGTACAGAACATACAGAATGGATCATTTGGCAACATAATATACTTTTTCGTTCTGTTCGAACTGATTAATTTTACTCTACTAGGAGGACTACTAACTTGATATCACCAAGAGTAAAGTTTCTCAACAAAAGCTTGCTTCATTGGTTGAAAGATGGTTATAGGCTAGAATACCTGCTGCTTGTCTTCTCTCAGAAGGAGGGGTCTACCAGGAGATAGCAAGTCCCTCACTGTCTCATTGTAGACCTCGAGGTACGACAGCTGAATCGAGTGGTTGCCATCATAGCTCCTCTGCCTCACCTTCAAGAACAAATCCTTGATTGCGAGCACCATTACGCCAGGGTTATTCATGGTCCCGAGCATTGTGTAGGTCTTCCCAGCCCCTGTTGCTCCATAGCAAAACACGGTCCCATTCCTCCCTTGCAAAACACCTTCGACAAGATCTGCTGTTCTGCAATATAAGAATGGAGGATTGGACTCATGTTAAATGCCAGGGAAGTGGAGAAGTGCAATTGAGAAAACATTGCAAGTACATACTATACCATTGATTTGTCCTAATATTCAAGAAATTAGCTCACTCCTGTAATCAATATCCTAGACCTACCATTACTCTCGCCCAACATTTCACAAATACTACCACTTCTGTAACCATTTTCTCAACTATCATAAAAATGTGTCTCCTACTATCGAATCTAGTCATAAAAGATGTATGCAGCTTCATCCGCAGATTTATCACTTCCAAATTCAAGAGCACAAACAACTGCATCTTGGTATATTGTTTCTTTCTAATATAACCAAATAATGAAATAATTGTTTGAAACATGTGCATTGTAAAGAAATTGATTGAAGGTAGTGCGATTCTTACGAGGTGCTATAGACTTCGGCCTGCGCCGTGGAGTCGGGGAAGGAAGCGTCGAAGCAGAAATGGCGACCTCGCACGCGCTTCAGGCGGAGGTAGTCGTTCTCTGAGGCCAACTCCGTGAGGTACACGTCCTTCTTGTTGACGATCTTGACGCAGGTCTTGGACCCGGCCTCCTTCTCCTTCCTGGACATGGGCCGCAGCCTGACGAAGACCATGATCCGGCTCCCTGTTGCGTCAGCATTGGCAGCCCCCATCTCCCCTACAGCCTTGAGCTTGCCGCCGATGCCTCCTCCGAGTGAGAGCTTCCTGGCCTGCAGCGCGGGGAGAGCCGGCGCCGCCTTCTTGACGGGGCAGGACATGACGTTGGCGGCGAGGGCCACGTTCTCCTTCTCCTTGGGCTCCGGCGGCCGCGAGAAGACGACGACCTTGTCGTTCTTGGAAGGGGCCCTCGCCTCCGGAGGCCCCATGTTGTTCTCCCTGTCCCTGAGGACCGCCGCCTCGGGGAGCGGAGCAAAGGCGTCGCGGTGACGCctggccccctccccctcctcctcctccccagCGTTCTCGTCCCTGTCCTCCCCGACGTTGGCGTGCGGGATGGTGCGGCTGCGGCGCATGGCGGCGCcgccctgcgaggaggcgagcaTCTGCTTGTGCTGCTCGTAGAAGAGGTTGAGCGCGCGCATCTTCTCCTTGAGCCCGTGGTGCGTGTTGGGGAGGAGCGACGCCCGGCGCCCCGCGGCGTCGCGGCCCGGGGCCGACATTGGCACCCGCGCCGCCGACGAGCTCCACTGGCGCGCGCCCGGGTCGCCGCCCTTGATGGCGCTGGCCTGCGAGCGCGTGGAGACCGGCATCTTCGTCCGACAAGATCTGGTCAGAAGCTCGACCTGAGCATGGACGACCCCAGCAGCTCCCCCACTCGCACGGCTCGCTGGAAATCTCGCAAAATCCCGGCAAGAGAGATGCACTAACGGCCCGAAGTCGGAGCAAGATCTCGAAATTTGACCGGATTCTTGGCTCTTGATCTGGGGAGAGgcggagagagggagagaggcgTTGGTGGTCAGTGTCTTGTAAAGTCGAAACAGTAGCGGGGACTGGGGCTGGGGAGAAGGGGAGGGGGGAGCTGGGGAAGGGGAGGGCCGTCGGATAGGAGATGGGCACCGGATGCGGGGCCGCGGGTTTGAAACGTCGGGGAGGGTAGGGAGGAGGCTGCAACGGTCGGGCATAGGCGTGCGGCGTGGCGTGCCCCTCGCAGCCAACGGTCGAGAGTGGGGTCAACACTCGACGGGTTTCGCAGGTTATCAGCGAGTCAATCAATTCGATGGTGCGTCGATTTGGGCATGATGACCGGCCTCTCTATCTCTGTATACAAGTTTATTATAGCGAGATTTAAAGATGTATAGGAGTAACTCCCAAAAGATGTGAATGCAGCCATAAAATAGTGCCTTTGATTGCCCAGCGAAACCGAAAACTTGCTCATTTTCTTGCAAGAGAAAGTAAAACGAAATTTGGTGCCACGAGCGAAAACTAGGGGTGGCAATTTTGACAATTTTAACATGTGGACGAAATCATTTCACAAAATAAACTGTTCTAAAAAATTTTCACTCGGCTGACATTTTTGAGTGGGGCCTGACACAGAGGCGCCACACCCTACGGTGCAGCGCCTAGCTCTGAGGCGTTGCACGTTTGTCCAGCGTGGCAGCCCCGGGGCCCGCACCCAGCAGTGCAGCACCTCAGAGCTAGGCTTCACACATGTAATGTGCAGCGCCTAGCCCGTAGGCGTTGCACTGTCTGTTACTAGTTGGCTGGCCAAGCATCCCCAACCCAGATTTGCCCTCTCTCCTCCTCTCAAATCCTTCTTCAAATCTTCCAAATTTGAAGAATTTATCTGTGGATTTCGAACTCAATCCCTCCCTCAAGGTAATCTTCTCCGATCCCTTTGTTTTGATCCAAGAAATGTAACAAATTACTCATTTGTTGCTAGTTTGGGGAAACCATATTTTTTATGGATCTAGAGATTTGTGTGGAGATATGAGATGTTTGTTTGTCAATTTCCTATGATTATGGGTGTTAGTATATTAGGGTTATTCTTATGGGTGTTCTTATGTTGGTGCTAGGGTTAGGCTTGTTACTATGTTAGGGTTAAGGTTATGGGTGTTGTTATGTTGGGGCAAGGGTTAGGGTTGTTGTTTCATATCTATGTTAGGGTTTGTATTCCGTGTTAATCCTTGGCCCtactacgagccgacccgtctttagtcatcacatgtatcatgtataagatatatagtatatacccgtgatcacctccctagtgatcacggcccaatagtatagcatggcagacggacaagaatgtagggccactgatggtatACTAGCATCTCATACTAAGCATTTAGAATTGCAGGTAAGAtatcaacaactgtagcaacaatgacaggctatgcaacatAATAGGATTAACCCaaaacagtaacatgctacactactctaatgcaagcagtagagagaagaataggcgatatcgggttgatcaagggggcgggggagggggcttgcctggttgctctgtcaaggaggggtcgtcaacaacatagtcgatcggggcaccagcagcggcgtcagtctcgtagtctaccagagagaagaggggggataatgaatacaatgcaaacagatgcatatcgatgcatgacatgacaagtaacggtgccAGGTATGCCATGACGCA from Triticum urartu cultivar G1812 chromosome 3, Tu2.1, whole genome shotgun sequence encodes:
- the LOC125544193 gene encoding kinesin-like protein KIN-8A, whose amino-acid sequence is MPVSTRSQASAIKGGDPGARQWSSSAARVPMSAPGRDAAGRRASLLPNTHHGLKEKMRALNLFYEQHKQMLASSQGGAAMRRSRTIPHANVGEDRDENAGEEEEGEGARRHRDAFAPLPEAAVLRDRENNMGPPEARAPSKNDKVVVFSRPPEPKEKENVALAANVMSCPVKKAAPALPALQARKLSLGGGIGGKLKAVGEMGAANADATGSRIMVFVRLRPMSRKEKEAGSKTCVKIVNKKDVYLTELASENDYLRLKRVRGRHFCFDASFPDSTAQAEVYSTSTADLVEGVLQGRNGTVFCYGATGAGKTYTMLGTMNNPGVMVLAIKDLFLKVRQRSYDGNHSIQLSYLEVYNETVRDLLSPGRPLLLREDKQQGTVAAGLTQYRAYSTDEVMKLLQQGNQNRTTEPTRVNETSSRSHAILQVVVEYRYMDGTSVVTRVGKLSLIDLAGSERAIATDQRSQRSLEGANINRSLLALSSCINALVEGKRHVPYRNSKLTQLLKDSLGGSCNTVMIANISPSNLSFGETQNTLHWADRAKEIKTKPLTAGNEEVFKAPDSDTDQAKLVLELQKENSELRQQVVKQQQKLLTVQAQSLAPNGSPQQCAAPSPHITTTPCSTQRKVKRSILDGSCFSTPNSKRPADNAMVRDLQRKVKTLESEIEKMKKEHFLQLKQRDEFIRGLINRKNSNDPEPATAERRVITRASLRKAEKDAGELKSPSHRFTSPVPTAKKRTFWDFGGESPSVLAGNGRKTRSHVAAETPIRVPSMLLQPGFTRQRA